In the Salvelinus fontinalis isolate EN_2023a chromosome 34, ASM2944872v1, whole genome shotgun sequence genome, one interval contains:
- the LOC129834018 gene encoding jmjC domain-containing protein 8-like — protein MEYKFGIQVFLLLFWRSALDALVSENDGGWSSNSENSLTDEGPCNIDIWDKASLSHRQFIQQYAYSKPVILKGFSDNTKFQFLCSKSSLLQQYGERIVRLSTANTYSYRKVDVRFEEFVDLLLRPQSLDTLGSDTLYFFGDNNFTEWHSLFENYKAPHYMLPHTTGAYSFGIAGPGTGVPFHWHGPGYSEVIYGRKRWFLYPPDKAPHFHPNYTTLSWVKDTYPYLLEEEKPIECTIRPGEVLYFPDRWWHATLNLDTSVFISTFLG, from the exons ATGGAATATAAATTCGGAATACAAGTATTTCTCCTATTGTTTTGGAGATCGGCTTTAGATGCACTGGTGTCGGAGAATGACGGAGGGTG GTCGTCAAATTCAGAAAACAGTTTGACTGATGAGGGTCCTTGCAACATTGACATCTGGGACAAAGCTTCGTTATCACATCGCCAGTTTATCCAGCA ATATGCCTACTCCAAACCAGTCATCCTGAAAGGTTTCTCTGACAATACG AAATTCCAGTTCTTGTGCTCCAAGTCGAGCCTGCTGCAGCAGTATGGAGAGAGGATAGTGAGGCTCAGCACTGCCAACACCTACTCTTACAggaaag TGGATGTCCGGTTTGAGGAGTTTGTGGACTTGCTGCTGAGGCCTCAGTCTTTGGACACACTGGGCAGTG ACACTCTGTATTTCTTCGGGGACAACAACTTCACTGAGTGGCACTCTCTGTTTGAGAACTACAAGGCACCACACTACATGCTGCCTCACACCACGGGGGCCTACAGCTTCGGGATCGCAG GCCCAGGAACAGGTGTACCCTTCCATTGGCATGGACCTGGCTACTCTGAGGTCATCTATGGCAGGAAG CGCTGGTTCCTGTACCCCCCGGACAAGGCGCCCCATTTCCACCCCAACTACACCACCCTGTCCTGGGTCAAAGACACATACCCTTACCTGCTTGAGGAGGAGAAGCCCATAGAGTGCACCATCCGGCCAGGAGAG GTGCTGTATTTCCCTGACCGCTGGTGGCACGCCACGCTCAATTTGGACACCAGTGTCTTCATATCCACCTTCCTgggctga
- the LOC129834014 gene encoding E3 ubiquitin-protein ligase CHIP-like isoform X1 has product MAGSPEKSVSAQEWKEQGNRLFLSRKYQESAACYSKAIKRNPSVSVYYTNRALCHVKLQQHDKALADCKQALELDPQSVKALFFLGQCHLEMENYDEAIGNLQRAYNLAKEQRLNFGDDIPSALRIAKKKRWNSIEEKRINQENELHAYLTKLILAEKERELDDSREEQDAKSEECRSRHDLTKFHSKHDKHLSDMEELFSQLDEKRKKREIPDYLCGKISFELMREPCITPSGITYDRKDIEEHLQRVGHFDPVTRSPLTQDQLIPNLAMKEVIDAFIMENGWVEDY; this is encoded by the exons ATGGCGGGCAGCCCCGAGAAGAGTGTCTCGGCGCAGGAGTGGAAGGAGCAGGGCAACCGCCTCTTCCTCAGCCGCAAGTACCAGGAGTCGGCCGCCTGCTACAGCAAAGCCATT AAGCGGAATCCCTCAGTGTCTGTGTACTACACCAACCGGGCACTGTGCCACGTGAAGCTGCAGCAACATGACAAGGCCCTGGCTGACTGCAAGCAGGCGCTGGAGCTGGACCCCCAGTCAGTCAAGGCCCTCTTCTTCCTGGGTCAGTGTCACCTGGAGATGGAGAACTACGACGAAGCCATCGGCAACCTGCAGAGAG CATATAACCTGGCGAAAGAGCAACGGTTGAACTTTGGCGACGACATTCCCAGTGCCCTCCGGATAGCCAAGAAGAAGCGCTGGAACAGCATCGAGGAGAAGCGCATTAACCAGGAGAACGAGCTGCACGCCTATCTCACCAAACTCATCCTGGcagagaaggagag GGAACTGGATGACAGCAGAGAGGAACAAGACGCCAAGTCGGAGGAATGCAGAAGCCGACACGACCTCACTAAGTTCCACTCCAAACAT GACAAGCACCTGTCAGACATGGAGGAGCTCTTCTCTCAGCTGGATGAGAAGAGGAAG AAGAGGGAGATCCCAGACTACCTGTGTGGAAAGATCAGCTTTGAATTGATGAGGGAGCCCTGCATTACACCCAGTGGGATCACTTATGACCGCAAAGACATTGAGGAGCACCTACAG CGAGTGGGCCATTTTGACCCGGTGACACGCAGCCCTCTGACTCAAGACCAGCTGATCCCTAATCTGGCCATGAAAGAGGTCATCGATGCTTTCATCATGGAGAATGGATGGGTGGAGGACtactga
- the LOC129834014 gene encoding E3 ubiquitin-protein ligase CHIP-like isoform X2 gives MAGSPEKSVSAQEWKEQGNRLFLSRKYQESAACYSKAIRNPSVSVYYTNRALCHVKLQQHDKALADCKQALELDPQSVKALFFLGQCHLEMENYDEAIGNLQRAYNLAKEQRLNFGDDIPSALRIAKKKRWNSIEEKRINQENELHAYLTKLILAEKERELDDSREEQDAKSEECRSRHDLTKFHSKHDKHLSDMEELFSQLDEKRKKREIPDYLCGKISFELMREPCITPSGITYDRKDIEEHLQRVGHFDPVTRSPLTQDQLIPNLAMKEVIDAFIMENGWVEDY, from the exons ATGGCGGGCAGCCCCGAGAAGAGTGTCTCGGCGCAGGAGTGGAAGGAGCAGGGCAACCGCCTCTTCCTCAGCCGCAAGTACCAGGAGTCGGCCGCCTGCTACAGCAAAGCCATT CGGAATCCCTCAGTGTCTGTGTACTACACCAACCGGGCACTGTGCCACGTGAAGCTGCAGCAACATGACAAGGCCCTGGCTGACTGCAAGCAGGCGCTGGAGCTGGACCCCCAGTCAGTCAAGGCCCTCTTCTTCCTGGGTCAGTGTCACCTGGAGATGGAGAACTACGACGAAGCCATCGGCAACCTGCAGAGAG CATATAACCTGGCGAAAGAGCAACGGTTGAACTTTGGCGACGACATTCCCAGTGCCCTCCGGATAGCCAAGAAGAAGCGCTGGAACAGCATCGAGGAGAAGCGCATTAACCAGGAGAACGAGCTGCACGCCTATCTCACCAAACTCATCCTGGcagagaaggagag GGAACTGGATGACAGCAGAGAGGAACAAGACGCCAAGTCGGAGGAATGCAGAAGCCGACACGACCTCACTAAGTTCCACTCCAAACAT GACAAGCACCTGTCAGACATGGAGGAGCTCTTCTCTCAGCTGGATGAGAAGAGGAAG AAGAGGGAGATCCCAGACTACCTGTGTGGAAAGATCAGCTTTGAATTGATGAGGGAGCCCTGCATTACACCCAGTGGGATCACTTATGACCGCAAAGACATTGAGGAGCACCTACAG CGAGTGGGCCATTTTGACCCGGTGACACGCAGCCCTCTGACTCAAGACCAGCTGATCCCTAATCTGGCCATGAAAGAGGTCATCGATGCTTTCATCATGGAGAATGGATGGGTGGAGGACtactga
- the LOC129834012 gene encoding pseudouridylate synthase TRUB1-like translates to MAGTVTGVAVPKHSLSKLQSLNGLFAIYKKEGPTSADVLNSLKEALLKEAGVKDPNPRKRKKQALKMGHGGTLDSAASGVLVVGIGNGTKMLSTMLAGSKKYMAVGELGKATDTLDATGKVVHEKPYDHITREAFEEKLKQFTGDIMQIPPLYSALKKDGKRLSVLLKQGHEVEAKPARPVTVYNLSLQDFTPPLFTLDVECGGGFYIRSLVDDLGKALSSCAHVRKLIRTKQGQFTLDDHTLQEEHWTLQHIVQSMQPCPGSEVTNEDGTKPSPNVGVKRAPNAQVKGDKNGKGEKGEL, encoded by the coding sequence ATGGCTGGTACAGTAACTGGCGTAGCTGTGCCTAAACATTCTTTATCAAAACTACAATCTTTAAATGGACTGTTTGCCATTTATAAAAAGGAAGGACCTACGTCTGCTGATGTTTTAAACTCATTAAAAGAGGCACTCCTCAAAGAGGCAGGTGTGAAAGATCCTAATCCCAGAAAAAGGAAGAAGCAAGCTCTGAAAATGGGGCATGGCGGGACTCTGGACAGCGCAGCCTCTGGTGTGCTCGTTGTTGGGATTGGAAATGGAACAAAGATGCTTAGTACTATGCTTGCTGGTTCAAAGAAATACATGGCTGTTGGAGAGTTGGGAAAAGCAACAGACACCCTTGACGCCACAGGCAAGGTGGTTCATGAGAAGCCCTATGATCACATTACCAGAGAAGCCTTTGAGGAGAAGTTGAAGCAGTTCACTGGGGACATCATGCAGATTCCTCCACTATACTCTGCGCTGAAAAAGGATGGCAAGCGTCTTTCTGTCCTGCTGAAGCAAGGCCACGAGGTGGAAGCCAAACCTGCACGGCCGGtcacagtgtataacctgtcgtTGCAGgatttcactccccctctcttcaCTCTTGATGTTGAATGCGGTGGTGGATTTTATATCAGAAGCTTGGTGGACGACCTGGGAAAAGCACTCTCGTCGTGTGCCCACGTGAGGAAGCTGATCCGGACCAAACAGGGTCAGTTTACCCTTGACGACCACACGCTGCAGGAGGAACACTGGACACTGCAGCACATCGTTCAGTCCATGCAGCCCTGTCCCGGGTCAGAGGTCACCAATGAGGATGGCACAAAACCAAGCCCAAACGTGGGGGTTAAACGGGCCCCGAACGCCCAGGTGAAGGGGGATAAGAATGGCAAAGGTGAAAAGGGGGAGTTATAA
- the LOC129833967 gene encoding NACHT, LRR and PYD domains-containing protein 3-like isoform X2: MALAMLSQKLKIEDELSSTSLCYGVTRLICYCFFPYTPNLMDVTPLSKANHAGGPLDAMPSGTQCSNTATNRSNVNAPMLTRCSVGKDLHLSCTTIIYDHVHPGGEMIHQQMPVYDQSKEKRNILRIRDEIKKYQKMKSERILEGIETQSTSVLNKVYTELYIVTCDSTSINKEHEVWQAETAHLKDYSEASVIKCQDIFKPADDETIRCVITKGIAGIGKTVAAQKLNLDWADGKENQDLDFLFLLSFRKLNLRKGLYSLHGLLQIFYPELKDINVRKMYDEHKVLFILDGLDESQLPLEFDEIENRLISDVSESASLDVLLTNLITGRLLPGALLWITSRPVAANQIPREYCHRVTEIRGFNDDQKDEYFRKRIRDPEMASRIISDIKATRSLYIMCHVPVFCWMAVTVLQDILSKDNKSGPKLRSLPTTLSEMYMHYIKIQTRISFEKHGPTQGKQHPLMSTKDIILKLGKLAYQNLDSQNVLFTEQDLTNCGISVMEAATCPGLCTELVELCHGMDLTKVYCFVHLSVQEFFAALYAFHELENGRIDSVKALIKKRKGGTLLDFLKDALDSALDSKNGHLDLFTRFLFGISHDSSRAILQDILGKTTSGSECNKKLIGYIKMLKRKDLSPERCINLIHCLLQLKDHTILQNDNNQVSPSDTQPTPFQCSLLAYMFIMSEKPEEFDFRNNKTSEEAFRRLAPALLSCTRALLNFCDITALECKTVATVLQSENSHLTVLDLGHNNLGDEGVIRLCCGLRNPNCKVETLNLRHNHVGVGGVKAICEVLTCPTSKLLNLDLSCNDLGDPGAELLAFALHTRCKLQALRLSGCLITLPEEVSSVLAIALRSECFQMKELDLSYNPLRTVDLDFPIQLNMDHGGENRNKPGLQKYASEVTLDPSTVNVFLSLSEGNRKVTRQRKEQHYPITEERFDKCNQVLCKEGLCGRHYLEVECLHDVHIGMAYKQLERKGAGDNVILGRNAVSWTLCASKDKFHAQHKNNIHNLRLPEIKSNESYRIGVFLDWPAGILSFYSISSESDKRTHLYAFHTTFTEPLYLGLRLQSPTSTISLIVK; the protein is encoded by the exons ATGGCTCTGGCCATGTTGTCACAGAAGTTGAAGATAGAAGATGAGCTGTCTAGTACATCTCTATGTTATGGGGTGACGAGGCTAATCTGTTATTGTTTCTTTCCCTACACACCCAATTTGATGGATGTGACACCTCTGTCTAAGGCCAACCACGCTGGAGGACCACTCGATGCAATGCCAAGTGGCACTCAGTGTTCAAACACCGCAACTAATAGAAGCAACGTTAATGCACCAATGCTAACAAGGTGTTCAGTTGGAAAGGACTTGCATTTAAGTTGTACCACAATTATTTATG ACCATGTGCACCCTGGAGGGGAGATGATTCACCAGCAG ATGCCAGTGTATGACCAGAGCAAGGAGAAACGGA ACATCCTTCGCATCAGAGACGAGATCAAAAAATACCAGAAGATGAAGTCTGAAAGGATACTAGAGGGTATTGAAACCCAAAGCACATCAGTCCTTAACAAGGTCTACACAGAGTTGTACATTGTCACCTGTGATTCTACCAGCATCAATAAGGAACACGAGGTGTGGCAGGCCGAGACGGCACACCTCAAAGACTACTCTGAGGCCTCTGTCATAAAATGCCAAGATATCTTCAAGCCTGCTGATGACGAAACTATCAGATGTGTGATAACAAAGGGAATCGCTGGCATTGGGAAAACTGTGGCAGCTCAGAAGCTCAACTTGGACTGGGCAGATGGAAAAGAGAATCAAGATCTAGATTTTCTATTCCTCCTATCTTTCCGGAAGCTGAATTTGAGAAAAGGCCTGTACAGTCTGCATGGACTTCTTCAGATCTTCTACCCTGAACTTAAAGACATAAACGTTAGGAAGATGTATGATGAACATAAGGTTTTGTTCATCCTTGACGGCCTGGATGAGAGCCAACTGCCACTAGAGTTTGATGAAATTGAAAACAGGCTGATATCTGATGTGTCTGAGTCCGCTTCACTGGACGTTTTGCTTACAAACCTCATCACTGGCCGTCTTCTCCCTGGGGCTCTCCTCTGGATAACCTCCCGTCCAGTAGCGGCCAATCAGATCCCTAGAGAGTATTGTCATCGAGTTACAGAGATCAGAGGGTTCAATGACGATCAAAAGGACGAGTACTTCAGGAAACGCATCAGAGATCCAGAGATGGCCAGCCGCATCATCTCAGACATAAAAGCAACCCGGAGCCTCTACATCATGTGCCATGTACCGGTGTTCTGCTGGATGGCAGTAACTGTGCTTCAGGATATACTGAGTAAAGACAACAAGAGCGGGCCAAAGCTGCGATCTTTGCCCACAACCCTCTCTGAAATGTACATGCATTACATTAAGATCCAAACAAGAATTAGTTTCGAGAAGCATGGACCAACACAGGGGAAACAACATCCTTTGATGTCAACCAAAGACATCATTTTGAAATTAGGAAAGCTAGCATATCAGAACCTAGATAGTCAAAATGTGCTCTTTACAGAACAGGACTTGACAAACTGTGGTATTAGTGTCATGGAAGCTGCTACATGCCCTGGCCTGTGTACAGAACTTGTAGAATTATGTCATGGAATGGATCTCACGAAAgtgtattgttttgtacactTGAGTGTTCAGGAGTTCTTTGCTGCTCTTTACGCATTTCATGAATTAGAAAATGGCAGGATTGACTCAGTGAAAGCCTTAATCAAAAAGAGGAAAGGGGGCACTTTGTTAGATTTTCTCAAAGATGCTCTGGACAGTGCATTAGATAGTAAAAATGGACACCTGGACCTTTTCACACGCTTCCTTTTCGGGATCTCTCACGACTCCAGCCGGGCAATCCTTCAAGACATTCTGGGAAAAACAACCAGCGGTTCAGAATGCAACAAAAAGTTAATTGGATATATCAAGATGTTGAAAAGGAAGGACCTCTCTCCAGAGAGATGCATAAACTTGATCCACTGTTTGCTTCAGCTGAAGGACCACACCATTCTACAGAATGACAACAACCAAGTCTCGCCATCAGACACACAGCCAACTCCATTTCAGTGTTCTCTCCTGGCATATATGTTCATTATGTCAGAGAAGCCTGAAGAGTTTGACTTCAGGAATAACAAAACTTCTGAGGAAGCTTTTCGCAGACTGGCTCCTGCTTTGCTGTCTTGCACTAGAGCATT ACTCAACTTTTGTGACATCACAGCACTGGAGTGTAAAACTGTAGCCACAGTTCTTCAGTCTGAAAATTCCCACCTGACAGTCTTGGACCTGGGACACAACAACCTGGGAGATGAAGGGGTGATCCGCCTCTGCTGTGGGCTGCGGAACCCCAACTGCAAGGTGGAAACCCTGAACCTCAGACACAATCATGTGGGAGTTGGCGGTGTCAAGGCAATCTGCGAAGTGCTGACTTGTCCCACCTCAAAACTTCTGAACTTGGACCTCAGCTGCAATGACCTTGGGGACCCGGGGGCAGAGTTGCTTGCTTTTGCCCTCCACACGCGTTGCAAGCTGCAAGCACTGAG GCTATCTGGCTGTTTGATCACATTGCCTGAGGAGGTGTCCTCTGTCCTGGCCATAGCTTTGAGGTCAGAATGCTTCCAGATGAAAGAGCTGGATCTGAGCTACAATCCCCTCAGAACCGTTGACTTGGATTTCCCCATTCAGCTGAA CATGGACCacggaggagagaacaggaataAACCAGGTCTGCAGAAAT ATGCCAGTGAGGTCACACTAGACCCCAGCACAGTAAATGTTTTCCTGTCCCTGTCTGAGGGGAACAGGAAGGTGACGCGCCAGAGGAAGGAGCAGCACTATCCCATCACCGAAGAGAGGTTTGATAAATGCAACCAGGTGCTGTGCAAGGAGGGCCTCTGCGGGCGTCATTACCTGGAGGTTGAGTGTCTACACGACGTTCATATAGGCATGGCCTACAAGCAGTTAGAGAGGAAAGGAGCCGGTGACAATGTAATCCTAGGACGGAATGCTGTTTCTTGGACTTTGTGCGCCTCAAAGGATAAGTTTCATGCCCAGCATAAAAACAATATTCACAACTTACGGCTccctgaaatcaaatcaaatgagtcCTATAGAATAGGGGTATTTCTGGACTGGCCGGCCGGCATCCTGTCCTTCTACAGCATCTCCTCGGAGTCTGACAAACGGACCCACCTGTACGCATTCCACACCACATTCACTGAGCCTCTTTATCTTGGGCTTAGACTTCAATCCCCAACATCAACCATTTCTCTCATAGTcaaatag
- the LOC129833967 gene encoding NACHT, LRR and PYD domains-containing protein 3-like isoform X1, with translation MSASIYKRVKAEVSAKLKMLKSKKFRRFQRHLCRKMGDKSVKMMKVKDIVAVLMKKYGKKTSHLVSSLLKDSKYRSKRRRSQQGIESEEIPTITPIEVEMDDQQANHAGGPLDAMPSGTQCSNTATNRSNVNAPMLTRCSVGKDLHLSCTTIIYDHVHPGGEMIHQQMPVYDQSKEKRNILRIRDEIKKYQKMKSERILEGIETQSTSVLNKVYTELYIVTCDSTSINKEHEVWQAETAHLKDYSEASVIKCQDIFKPADDETIRCVITKGIAGIGKTVAAQKLNLDWADGKENQDLDFLFLLSFRKLNLRKGLYSLHGLLQIFYPELKDINVRKMYDEHKVLFILDGLDESQLPLEFDEIENRLISDVSESASLDVLLTNLITGRLLPGALLWITSRPVAANQIPREYCHRVTEIRGFNDDQKDEYFRKRIRDPEMASRIISDIKATRSLYIMCHVPVFCWMAVTVLQDILSKDNKSGPKLRSLPTTLSEMYMHYIKIQTRISFEKHGPTQGKQHPLMSTKDIILKLGKLAYQNLDSQNVLFTEQDLTNCGISVMEAATCPGLCTELVELCHGMDLTKVYCFVHLSVQEFFAALYAFHELENGRIDSVKALIKKRKGGTLLDFLKDALDSALDSKNGHLDLFTRFLFGISHDSSRAILQDILGKTTSGSECNKKLIGYIKMLKRKDLSPERCINLIHCLLQLKDHTILQNDNNQVSPSDTQPTPFQCSLLAYMFIMSEKPEEFDFRNNKTSEEAFRRLAPALLSCTRALLNFCDITALECKTVATVLQSENSHLTVLDLGHNNLGDEGVIRLCCGLRNPNCKVETLNLRHNHVGVGGVKAICEVLTCPTSKLLNLDLSCNDLGDPGAELLAFALHTRCKLQALRLSGCLITLPEEVSSVLAIALRSECFQMKELDLSYNPLRTVDLDFPIQLNMDHGGENRNKPGLQKYASEVTLDPSTVNVFLSLSEGNRKVTRQRKEQHYPITEERFDKCNQVLCKEGLCGRHYLEVECLHDVHIGMAYKQLERKGAGDNVILGRNAVSWTLCASKDKFHAQHKNNIHNLRLPEIKSNESYRIGVFLDWPAGILSFYSISSESDKRTHLYAFHTTFTEPLYLGLRLQSPTSTISLIVK, from the exons ATGTCAGCAAGTATTTACAAACGGGTCAAAGCAGAGGTCAGTGCCAAACTGAAAATGTTGAAGTCGAAGAAGTTCAGACGATTTCAACGCCATCTGTGTCGGAAGATGGGTGATAAGAGTGTTAAGATGATGAAAGTGAAAGACATTGTGGCAGTACTGATGAAGAAATATGGAAAAAAGACCAGTCACCTTGTGTCCTCACTTCTAAAAGACAGTAAATATCGGAGTAAACGGAGACGAAGTCAACAAG GCATTGAGAGCGAGGAGATTCCGACAATAACTCCCATCGAGGTAGAGATGGATGACCAACAG GCCAACCACGCTGGAGGACCACTCGATGCAATGCCAAGTGGCACTCAGTGTTCAAACACCGCAACTAATAGAAGCAACGTTAATGCACCAATGCTAACAAGGTGTTCAGTTGGAAAGGACTTGCATTTAAGTTGTACCACAATTATTTATG ACCATGTGCACCCTGGAGGGGAGATGATTCACCAGCAG ATGCCAGTGTATGACCAGAGCAAGGAGAAACGGA ACATCCTTCGCATCAGAGACGAGATCAAAAAATACCAGAAGATGAAGTCTGAAAGGATACTAGAGGGTATTGAAACCCAAAGCACATCAGTCCTTAACAAGGTCTACACAGAGTTGTACATTGTCACCTGTGATTCTACCAGCATCAATAAGGAACACGAGGTGTGGCAGGCCGAGACGGCACACCTCAAAGACTACTCTGAGGCCTCTGTCATAAAATGCCAAGATATCTTCAAGCCTGCTGATGACGAAACTATCAGATGTGTGATAACAAAGGGAATCGCTGGCATTGGGAAAACTGTGGCAGCTCAGAAGCTCAACTTGGACTGGGCAGATGGAAAAGAGAATCAAGATCTAGATTTTCTATTCCTCCTATCTTTCCGGAAGCTGAATTTGAGAAAAGGCCTGTACAGTCTGCATGGACTTCTTCAGATCTTCTACCCTGAACTTAAAGACATAAACGTTAGGAAGATGTATGATGAACATAAGGTTTTGTTCATCCTTGACGGCCTGGATGAGAGCCAACTGCCACTAGAGTTTGATGAAATTGAAAACAGGCTGATATCTGATGTGTCTGAGTCCGCTTCACTGGACGTTTTGCTTACAAACCTCATCACTGGCCGTCTTCTCCCTGGGGCTCTCCTCTGGATAACCTCCCGTCCAGTAGCGGCCAATCAGATCCCTAGAGAGTATTGTCATCGAGTTACAGAGATCAGAGGGTTCAATGACGATCAAAAGGACGAGTACTTCAGGAAACGCATCAGAGATCCAGAGATGGCCAGCCGCATCATCTCAGACATAAAAGCAACCCGGAGCCTCTACATCATGTGCCATGTACCGGTGTTCTGCTGGATGGCAGTAACTGTGCTTCAGGATATACTGAGTAAAGACAACAAGAGCGGGCCAAAGCTGCGATCTTTGCCCACAACCCTCTCTGAAATGTACATGCATTACATTAAGATCCAAACAAGAATTAGTTTCGAGAAGCATGGACCAACACAGGGGAAACAACATCCTTTGATGTCAACCAAAGACATCATTTTGAAATTAGGAAAGCTAGCATATCAGAACCTAGATAGTCAAAATGTGCTCTTTACAGAACAGGACTTGACAAACTGTGGTATTAGTGTCATGGAAGCTGCTACATGCCCTGGCCTGTGTACAGAACTTGTAGAATTATGTCATGGAATGGATCTCACGAAAgtgtattgttttgtacactTGAGTGTTCAGGAGTTCTTTGCTGCTCTTTACGCATTTCATGAATTAGAAAATGGCAGGATTGACTCAGTGAAAGCCTTAATCAAAAAGAGGAAAGGGGGCACTTTGTTAGATTTTCTCAAAGATGCTCTGGACAGTGCATTAGATAGTAAAAATGGACACCTGGACCTTTTCACACGCTTCCTTTTCGGGATCTCTCACGACTCCAGCCGGGCAATCCTTCAAGACATTCTGGGAAAAACAACCAGCGGTTCAGAATGCAACAAAAAGTTAATTGGATATATCAAGATGTTGAAAAGGAAGGACCTCTCTCCAGAGAGATGCATAAACTTGATCCACTGTTTGCTTCAGCTGAAGGACCACACCATTCTACAGAATGACAACAACCAAGTCTCGCCATCAGACACACAGCCAACTCCATTTCAGTGTTCTCTCCTGGCATATATGTTCATTATGTCAGAGAAGCCTGAAGAGTTTGACTTCAGGAATAACAAAACTTCTGAGGAAGCTTTTCGCAGACTGGCTCCTGCTTTGCTGTCTTGCACTAGAGCATT ACTCAACTTTTGTGACATCACAGCACTGGAGTGTAAAACTGTAGCCACAGTTCTTCAGTCTGAAAATTCCCACCTGACAGTCTTGGACCTGGGACACAACAACCTGGGAGATGAAGGGGTGATCCGCCTCTGCTGTGGGCTGCGGAACCCCAACTGCAAGGTGGAAACCCTGAACCTCAGACACAATCATGTGGGAGTTGGCGGTGTCAAGGCAATCTGCGAAGTGCTGACTTGTCCCACCTCAAAACTTCTGAACTTGGACCTCAGCTGCAATGACCTTGGGGACCCGGGGGCAGAGTTGCTTGCTTTTGCCCTCCACACGCGTTGCAAGCTGCAAGCACTGAG GCTATCTGGCTGTTTGATCACATTGCCTGAGGAGGTGTCCTCTGTCCTGGCCATAGCTTTGAGGTCAGAATGCTTCCAGATGAAAGAGCTGGATCTGAGCTACAATCCCCTCAGAACCGTTGACTTGGATTTCCCCATTCAGCTGAA CATGGACCacggaggagagaacaggaataAACCAGGTCTGCAGAAAT ATGCCAGTGAGGTCACACTAGACCCCAGCACAGTAAATGTTTTCCTGTCCCTGTCTGAGGGGAACAGGAAGGTGACGCGCCAGAGGAAGGAGCAGCACTATCCCATCACCGAAGAGAGGTTTGATAAATGCAACCAGGTGCTGTGCAAGGAGGGCCTCTGCGGGCGTCATTACCTGGAGGTTGAGTGTCTACACGACGTTCATATAGGCATGGCCTACAAGCAGTTAGAGAGGAAAGGAGCCGGTGACAATGTAATCCTAGGACGGAATGCTGTTTCTTGGACTTTGTGCGCCTCAAAGGATAAGTTTCATGCCCAGCATAAAAACAATATTCACAACTTACGGCTccctgaaatcaaatcaaatgagtcCTATAGAATAGGGGTATTTCTGGACTGGCCGGCCGGCATCCTGTCCTTCTACAGCATCTCCTCGGAGTCTGACAAACGGACCCACCTGTACGCATTCCACACCACATTCACTGAGCCTCTTTATCTTGGGCTTAGACTTCAATCCCCAACATCAACCATTTCTCTCATAGTcaaatag